In Mytilus edulis chromosome 13, xbMytEdul2.2, whole genome shotgun sequence, a single window of DNA contains:
- the LOC139501831 gene encoding ceramide-1-phosphate transfer protein-like produces the protein MASHDSFDIERLYKLFHSCIKDDDTIDMDEYVNAYEELSKLFGILGSVFSFVNSDVVEKVGILRDYRKSPEAADYETFEKMIKYEVANKITDNKKKASGSRTLLRLHRALEFTSRLMHDVKAADEHGKMSHITKEAYDATLSKHHPWLIRKGVHVAVYTLPTRKHFIEKLQAKDPVQGLEYLGKTADIQQRIFDVTEAIYTRENLHGLP, from the exons ATGGCATCGCATGACAGTTTTGATATCGAACGACTTTATAAGTTGTTCCATAGCTGTATAAAAGATGACGACACGATTGATATGGACGAATATGTGAATGCATACGAAGAATTATCAAA GTTGTTCGGTATTCTTGGTTCCGTGTTTAGCTTTGTGAATTCAGATGTTGTAGAAAAGGTTGGAATTTTACGAGACTATAGAAAATCTCCTGAAGCTGCAGATTATGAAACATTTGAGAAAATGATAAAGTATGAAGTGGCCAATAAGAtaacagataataaaaagaaaGCATCAGGATCTAGGACATTGTTACGACTTCATCGTGCTCTAGAATTTACATCACGTTTAATGCATGATGTGAAAGCAGCTGACGAACACGGGAAGATGTCCCACATTACAAAGGAGGCTTATGATGCAACATTGTCTAAACATCATCCATGGTTGATACGAAAGGGGGTTCACGTAGCTGTTTATACCCTGCCAACTAGGAAGCATTTTATAGAGAAATTACAGGCCAAGGACCCGGTCCAAGGGTTGGAGTACTTAGGAAAGACTGCTGATATTCAGCAGAGGATATTTGATGTGACAGAGGCTATATACACAAGAGAAAATCTACATGGACTACCTTaa